A genomic stretch from Malus domestica chromosome 15, GDT2T_hap1 includes:
- the LOC139192468 gene encoding uncharacterized protein, which produces MVQYFNFGKKNLFVFSYKLGAADIASSLLAWIRISTESKRSDPRNTKSHYSAPNIPTPNMVNGQQDLEGEGEEDAEERVEELGGDCNTLNLRNEVYLCTLSPYR; this is translated from the exons ATGGTTCAATACttcaattttggaaagaaaaacctATTTGTTTTCTCTTACAAATTAGGAGCAGCAGATATTGCTTCAAGCCTTCTTGCTTGGATCAG AATCTCAACCGAATCCAAGCGTTCAGATCCAAGAAATACCAAATCACACTACTCAGCCCCAAATATACCAACTCCAAATATGGTCAATGGTCAACAAGATTTAGAAGGTGAGGGTGAGGAAGATGCTGAGGAAAGGGTTGAGGAACTTGGAGGTGACTGTAATACATTGAATCTCCGAAATGAG GTTTATCTATGTACCTTGTCCCCATACCGCTGA
- the LOC139187408 gene encoding probable trehalose-phosphate phosphatase J isoform X1, which produces MDMTKQNVIVSQPDAEIMNMAISVAVANSSIFTAVAEKPPVGPPGYISISRRRFVNLKNLDSFNGAERINSWVDSMRASSPTHIKSSSFLKEDWIRQHPSALDMFEQIIDASKGKQIVMFLDYDGTLSPIVEDPDRAFMSDAMRKTVKKVARSFPTAIVSGRCRDKVYKFVRLAELYYAGSHGMDIKGPAKGSKYMKGSQGVLCQPASEFLPMIDEVYKLLVDKTKSTPGAKVENNKFCLSVHFRCVDEKKWNELSLQVRSVLKEYPILRLTQGRKVLEIRPTIKWDKGKALEFLLESLGYAKCTDVFPVYIGDDRTDEDAFKVLRERGQGFGILVSKIPKETNATYSLQEPAEVMDFLQRLVEWKRKSVRSHAML; this is translated from the exons GCCGAAAAGCCTCCAGTGGGACCTCCAGGGTACATCTCCATTTCTCGAAGGAGGTTCGTGAACTTGAAGAACCTTGACAGTTTCAATGGAGCTGAAAGAATTAACTCTTGGGTGGACTCAATGAGAGCTTCCTCTCCCACCCATATAAAGTCCTCATCTTTTCTGAAGGAAGATTGGATT CGTCAGCACCCATCGGCCTTGGACATGTTTGAGCAGATTATCGATGCTTCAAAAGGGAAGCAAATAgtcatgtttttggactacgaCGGCACACTGTCACCCATAGTTGAAGACCCAGATCGAGCTTTCATGTCTGATGCA ATGAGAAAGACAGTGAAGAAAGTTGCTAGATCTTTTCCCACAGCCATAGTGAGTGGAAGATGCAGAGATAAG GTCTACAAATTTGTAAGATTGGCAGAGCTGTACTATGCTGGTAGCCATGGCATGGACATTAAAGGTCCAGCAAAAGGCTCCAAATACATGAAA GGTAGTCAAGGTGTTCTTTGCCAACCAGCAAGTGAGTTTCTTCCAATGATAGATGAGGTTTACAAATTGCTTGTTGACAAGACCAAATCAACTCCTGGAGCCAAAGTGGAGAACAACAAGTTCTGTCTCTCTGTGCACTTTCGATGTGTTGATGAAAAG AAATGGAACGAACTGTCGTTGCAAGTTAGGTCAGTTCTGAAGGAGTACCCAATACTCAGACTTACCCAAGGAAGAAAG GTCTTAGAAATCCGTCCTACCATCAAATGGGACAAAGGGAAGGCTCTTGAATTTCTACTAGAGTCACTCG GATATGCCAAATGCACCGATGTATTTCCTGTATATATTGGAGATGATCGAACGGATGAGGATGCATTCAAGGTATTAAGAGAAAGAGGACAAGGTTTTGGCATTCTCGTCTCAAAAATTCCCAAGGAAACCAACGCCACTTATTCTTTACAAGAACCAGCTGAG GTTATGGACTTTCTTCAGAGATTGGTTGAGTGGAAACGAAAATCAGTACGATCCCATGCTATGCTGTAA
- the LOC139187408 gene encoding probable trehalose-phosphate phosphatase J isoform X2, whose product MTKQNVIVSQPDAEIMNMAISVAVANSSIFTAVAEKPPVGPPGYISISRRRFVNLKNLDSFNGAERINSWVDSMRASSPTHIKSSSFLKEDWIRQHPSALDMFEQIIDASKGKQIVMFLDYDGTLSPIVEDPDRAFMSDAMRKTVKKVARSFPTAIVSGRCRDKVYKFVRLAELYYAGSHGMDIKGPAKGSKYMKGSQGVLCQPASEFLPMIDEVYKLLVDKTKSTPGAKVENNKFCLSVHFRCVDEKKWNELSLQVRSVLKEYPILRLTQGRKVLEIRPTIKWDKGKALEFLLESLGYAKCTDVFPVYIGDDRTDEDAFKVLRERGQGFGILVSKIPKETNATYSLQEPAEVMDFLQRLVEWKRKSVRSHAML is encoded by the exons GCCGAAAAGCCTCCAGTGGGACCTCCAGGGTACATCTCCATTTCTCGAAGGAGGTTCGTGAACTTGAAGAACCTTGACAGTTTCAATGGAGCTGAAAGAATTAACTCTTGGGTGGACTCAATGAGAGCTTCCTCTCCCACCCATATAAAGTCCTCATCTTTTCTGAAGGAAGATTGGATT CGTCAGCACCCATCGGCCTTGGACATGTTTGAGCAGATTATCGATGCTTCAAAAGGGAAGCAAATAgtcatgtttttggactacgaCGGCACACTGTCACCCATAGTTGAAGACCCAGATCGAGCTTTCATGTCTGATGCA ATGAGAAAGACAGTGAAGAAAGTTGCTAGATCTTTTCCCACAGCCATAGTGAGTGGAAGATGCAGAGATAAG GTCTACAAATTTGTAAGATTGGCAGAGCTGTACTATGCTGGTAGCCATGGCATGGACATTAAAGGTCCAGCAAAAGGCTCCAAATACATGAAA GGTAGTCAAGGTGTTCTTTGCCAACCAGCAAGTGAGTTTCTTCCAATGATAGATGAGGTTTACAAATTGCTTGTTGACAAGACCAAATCAACTCCTGGAGCCAAAGTGGAGAACAACAAGTTCTGTCTCTCTGTGCACTTTCGATGTGTTGATGAAAAG AAATGGAACGAACTGTCGTTGCAAGTTAGGTCAGTTCTGAAGGAGTACCCAATACTCAGACTTACCCAAGGAAGAAAG GTCTTAGAAATCCGTCCTACCATCAAATGGGACAAAGGGAAGGCTCTTGAATTTCTACTAGAGTCACTCG GATATGCCAAATGCACCGATGTATTTCCTGTATATATTGGAGATGATCGAACGGATGAGGATGCATTCAAGGTATTAAGAGAAAGAGGACAAGGTTTTGGCATTCTCGTCTCAAAAATTCCCAAGGAAACCAACGCCACTTATTCTTTACAAGAACCAGCTGAG GTTATGGACTTTCTTCAGAGATTGGTTGAGTGGAAACGAAAATCAGTACGATCCCATGCTATGCTGTAA